One Setaria italica strain Yugu1 chromosome I, Setaria_italica_v2.0, whole genome shotgun sequence DNA window includes the following coding sequences:
- the LOC101768159 gene encoding EIN3-binding F-box protein 1, with the protein MPAFCAYEDGGCLVSAPAELSGLFCRGAVQQRKRTLVAASAVAVAAATECLRAAKKQRQQQLPLPSLDALPDGCLFEILRRVPGGRGRGASACVSRRWLALLGSIRASELAQAAAAAADTPALPDLNEEFVMEEDKDDETPADSCVERVLEGKEATDVRLAAMAVVAGSRGGLEKLAVRGSHPTRGVTDQGLSAVARGSPNLSSLALWDVPLITDAGLAEVAAGCPSLERLDISRCPLITDKGLAAIAQGCPNLVSLTIEACSGVANEGLRAIGRCCTKLQAVNIKNCAHVGDQGISSLVCSATASLAKIRLQGLNITDASLAVIGYYGKAVTDLTLTRLATVGERGFWVMANAAGLQNLRCMSITSCPGVTDLALSSIAKFCPSLKQLYLRKCGYVSDAGLTAFTESAKVFENLQLEECNRVTLVGILSFLRNCSQKFRALSLVKCMGIKDICSAPAQLPLCKSLRFLTIKDCPGFTDASLAVVGMICPQLEQVDLSGLGEVTDNGLLPLIQSSEAGLIKVDLSGCKNITDVAVSSLVKAHGKSLKKVSLEGCSKITDASLFTIAESCMELAELDLSNCMVSDYGVAILSSARHLKLRVLSLSGCSKVTQKSVPFLGNLGQSLEGLNLQFCNMIGNHNIVSLEKKLWWCDILA; encoded by the exons ATGCCTGCGTTCTGCGCTTACGAAG ATGGCGGGTGCCTCGTCTCGGCGCCGGCAGAGCTGTCCGGGCTCTTCTGCCGCGGCGCCGTGCAGCAGCGGAAGCGCACGCTGGTGGCGGCATCCGCggtcgccgtggcggcggccacGGAGTGCTTGAGGGCCGCCAAGAAgcagaggcagcagcagctgccgctGCCGTCGCTCGACGCGCTCCCCGATGGGTGCCTCTTCGAGATCCTGCGCCGCgtgcccggcggccgcggccgcggcgcctccGCCTGCGTCTCCCGCCGCTGGCTCGCGCTCCTCGGCAGCATCCGGGCATCCGAGCTCGCccaggccgcggcggcggcggcggacaccCCGGCGCTGCCCGACCTCAACGAGGAGTTCGTCATGGAGGAGGACAAGGACGACGAGACCCCCGCGGATTCGTGCGTCGAGAGGGTGCTCGAGGGCAAGGAGGCCACTGACGTCCGCCTGGCCGCCATGGCCGTCGTCGCTGGATCCCGTGGGGGGCTGGAGAAGCTCGCCGTCCGCGGCAGCCACCCGACCCGTGGCGTCACGGACCAGGGGCTCTCGGCGGTTGCTCGCGGCAGCCCCAACCTCAGCTCGCTCGCCCTCTGGGATGTGCCTCTCATCACCGATGCTGGGCTTGCCGAGGTCGCTGCCGGGTGCCCCTCGCTGGAGCGTCTGGACATCTCTCGCTGCCCTCTTATCACGGACAAGGGCCTCGCTGCCATCGCGCAGGGGTGCCCCAACTTGGTGTCTCTGACCATTGAAGCATGCTCCGGTGTTGCCAACGAGGGCCTCAGGGCGATTGGCCGCTGCTGCACAAAGTTGCAGGCTGTGAACATCAAGAACTGTGCGCATGTTGGAGACCAAGGCATCTCCAGCCTGGTGTGCTCTGCTACTGCCTCGCTTGCCAAGATCCGGCTCCAGGGTTTGAACATCACTGATGCTTCGCTTGCTGTGATTGGGTACTATGGGAAGGCTGTCACTGACCTTACACTTACTCGTCTCGCTACTGTTGGTGAGAGGGGTTTCTGGGTGATGGCTAATGCAGCTGGCCTGCAGAATCTAAGGTGCATGAGCATTACCTCTTGCCCTGGGGTCACGGATCTTGCTCTCTCTTCTATTGCCAAGTTCTGCCCAAGCTTGAAGCAGCTTTACCTCAGGAAGTGTGGATATGTGTCGGATGCTGGCCTTACGGCTTTCACAGAATCAGCAAAGGTGTTTGAGAACTTGCAGCTTGAGGAATGCAACAGGGTTACTCTTGTCGGTATTCTTTCTTTCCTCCGCAACTGCAGCCAGAAGTTCAGGGCTCTCTCTTTGGTGAAATGCATGGGAATCAAGGATATCTGCTCTGCGCCTGCACAGCTTCCTCTTTGCAAATCACTTCGTTTCCTGACAATCAAGGATTGCCCAGGTTTCACTGATGCAAGCTTGGCTGTGGTGGGGATGATTTGCCCTCAGTTGGAGCAGGTTGACCTGAGTGGTCTTGGTGAGGTCACTGACAATGGGCTTCTTCCTTTGATCCAGTCTTCCGAAGCTGGTCTGATCAAGGTTGACTTGAGTGGTTGCAAGAACATCACAGATGTTGCTGTTTCCTCCCTGGTGAAGGCACATGGAAAATCTCTGAAGAAAGTTAGCCTTGAGGGTTGCAGCAAGATAACAGATGCTAGCCTCTTCACCATAGCTGAGAGCTGCATGGAGCTTGCCGAGCTTGACCTTTCAAACTGCATGGTTAGTGACTATGGTGTTGCTATCCTGTCATCCGCGAGGCACCTCAAGCTCCGTGTTCTCTCACTGTCTGGCTGCTCCAAGGTCACCCAGAAGAGCGTGCCGTTTTTGGGCAACCTGGGCCAGTCTCTGGAGGGTCTCAATCTTCAGTTCTGCAACATGATTGGCAACCACAACATTGTATCACTGGAGAAGAAGCTCTGGTGGTGTGACATCCTTGCTTAG
- the LOC101767750 gene encoding flavonoid O-methyltransferase-like protein Os11g0303600, translating to MAQNHSTHPMMATTTTFELLQAQTELWCHTLAYLKSMALQSVIKLRIPTAIHRCGGAASLRELHEHLPVPASKLPCLSRLMKLLVISGIFREGKEGVYHLTPVSRLLVEDNAKGGKACLSQFALLATSPFHFRASQLLSEWLESEDDAVAETPFMMAHGAGFFPYTARDLEFGELFNGAMGADSRFVAEIVVRECGDVFAGLTSLIDVGGGDGTTAKAIAKAFPHVRCSVLELPQVADNMPVNGVVEFVAGDMMESIPPADVVLLKFVLHNWSDEDCVRILKRSKEAISTRGPKGKVIIIDTVAGSASSKRTLEAQLLMDVCMMMLTTGEERGEERWHRLFLDAGLSRYKINPILGSQSLIEVFP from the exons ATGGCTCAAAACCACTCTACGCATCCCATGATGgctaccaccaccacctttGAACTTCTGCAAGCCCAGACGGAGCTTTGGTGCCACACCCTCGCCTACCTCAAATCCATGGCGCTGCAAAGCGTGATCAAGCTTAGGATCCCCACCGCCATCCATCgttgcggcggcgccgcctccctgcGCGAGCTACACGAACATCTCCCGGTCCCCGCAAGCAAATTGCCATGCTTGTCTCGCCTAATGAAGCTGCTGGTCATCTCAGGAATCTTTAGAGAGGGCAAGGAAGGCGTGTACCATCTCACCCCGGTATCACGCCTCCTCGTGGAGGACAACGCCAAGGGTGGCAAAGCATGCCTGTCGCAGTTTGCACTCCTGGCCACTTCACCATTCCACTTCCGGGCGTCTCAACTCCTATCTGAGTGGCTGGAGAGTGAGGACGATGCTGTGGCAGAGACACCGTTCATGATGGCGCATGGAGCGGGATTTTTTCCCTACACGGCTCGTGACTTGGAGTTCGGTGAGTTGTTCAACGGGGCCATGGGCGCCGACAGCCGCTTTGTGGCTGAAATCGTCGTGCGCGAGTGCGGCGATGTATTCGCCGGGTTAACGTCTCTGATCGACGTCGGAGGTGGGGATGGTACCACGGCGAAGGCTATTGCAAAGGCCTTCCCACACGTGAGGTGCTCGGTGTTGGAGCTTCCCCAAGTGGCGGACAACATGCCGGTTAATGGCGTGGTTGAGTTCGTTGCAGGTGACATGATGGAGTCCATCCCTCCAGCTGATGTTGTGTTACTCAAG TTTGTGCTGCACAACTGGAGTGACGAGGATTGTGTACGGATCTTAAAGCGATCGAAGGAAGCTATCTCTACTCGAGGACCAAAAGGGAAGGTGATAATCATAGATACGGTGGCAGGCTCGGCGTCGTCCAAACGGACACTCGAAGCTCAGCTTCTGATGGATGTATGCATGATGATGCTAACAACGGGTGAAGAGAGGGGCGAGGAGAGGTGGCACAGGTTGTTCCTAGACGCGGGTCTTAGTCGATACAAGATCAATCCCATCTTGGGATCTCAATCACTCATCGAGGTCTTTCCGTAG
- the LOC101767352 gene encoding ADP,ATP carrier protein ER-ANT1: protein MGAAAAAPVPPNQREEATPPPVRSARSPASVAADFAMGGAAAAVAKTGAAPVERVKLLLQNQGEMLRRGTLTRPYEGIAHAFARVLREEGAAALWRGNQANVIRYFPTQAFNFAFKGYFKSFFGYDREKNGKWKWLAGNVASGSAAGATTSLLLYHLDYARTRLATDAIESRGNKRQFRGLLDVYKKTLTTDGISGLYRGFSVSIVGITLYRGLYFGIYDTMKPLVLVGPLEGNFFASFALGWAITTFSGACAYPFDTVRRRMMLTSGQPFKYRNGFHAVKQIVLTEGFFTLFRGVGANILSGMAGAGVLSGYDQLQQFASRHGHNFERKMKGVLK, encoded by the exons atgggcgccgccgccgccgcgcccgtacCACCGAACCAGCGAGAggaggcgacgccgccgcctgtgAGGTCCGCGAGGTCGCCGGCGAGCGTGGCGGCGGACTTCGCcatgggcggcgcggccgccgcggtggccaAGACGGGGGCCGCGCCGGTGGAGCGCGtcaagctgctgctgcagaaCCAGGGCGAGATGCTGCGGCGGGGCACCCTCACGCGGCCCTACGAGGGCATCGCCCACGCCTTCGCCCGCGTCCTCCGcgaggagggcgccgccgcgctctggCGCGGCAACCAGGCCAACGTCATCCGCTACTTCCCCACCCAG GCTTTTAACTTTGCATTCAAGGGCTACTTTAAAAGCTTCTTTGGCTACGACAGGGAGAAAAATGGAAAATGGAAGTGGTTGGCTGGTAATGTAGCCTCTGGCAGTGCTGCAGGAGCTACAACGTCATTACTGCTATACCATCTAGATTATGCACGAACAAGGCTAGCTACTGATGCAATTGAATCCCGAGGCAACAAACGCCAGTTCAGGGGGCTGCTGGATGTGTACAAGAAGACACTTACAACCGACGGCATATCTGGACTATACCGAGGTTTCAGTGTGTCTATTGTGGGCATCACCCTGTACCGGGGTTTATATTTTGGCATCTATGACACCATGAAACCTCTTGTTCTAGTAGGACCATTGGAG GGGAATTTCTTTGCCAGCTTCGCCTTGGGCTGGGCAATAACTACTTTCTCGGGGGCCTGCGCCTATCCATTCGACACGGTCCGTCGTAGAATGATGTTAACTTCAGGACAGCCATTCAAATACAGGAACGGCTTCCATGCAGTAAAACAGATAGTTTTAACTGAAGGGTTCTTCACATTATTCAGAGGAGTTGGTGCGAATATTCTATCAGGAATGGCAGGAGCTGGAGTTCTTTCCGGCTACGACCAGCTCCAACAGTTTGCAAGTCGGCATGGTCACAATTTTGAGCGCAAGATGAAAGGGGTATTGAAATGA